In one Pseudomonadales bacterium genomic region, the following are encoded:
- a CDS encoding TetR/AcrR family transcriptional regulator: protein MAKRISQSVTRLSPESRKAEIIKVGRRVLSEVNYEKFLPSAVAECCQVSEGTVYRYFPTKYDLLMAIAEQWMEEIMLVEPENGETSDAYSRLRDAVHHSLEVVRREPSITRFIFNCARIEGSYRDTKLYKLVARFTSYTTHVIEDGIDSGVFRNDIPTSLLRDIVFGAIEHQTWPYLRNEGGPPLEEVADHIAGMIYRGLAVSPPVKTEIVEKSLERAKMAMQKIDDEFAFIERTVGIKK from the coding sequence ATGGCAAAAAGGATTTCTCAGTCGGTGACGCGCTTGTCTCCTGAAAGTCGAAAAGCCGAAATTATTAAGGTGGGCAGGCGGGTTCTTTCGGAAGTAAACTACGAAAAGTTTTTGCCTTCTGCTGTGGCGGAGTGTTGCCAGGTTTCGGAAGGAACAGTTTATCGCTACTTTCCTACCAAATATGATCTGCTAATGGCGATTGCCGAGCAGTGGATGGAAGAGATCATGCTTGTTGAGCCCGAAAACGGGGAGACAAGCGACGCCTATAGTCGTTTGCGCGATGCCGTTCATCACAGTCTGGAAGTGGTCCGTAGAGAGCCTTCGATTACCCGGTTTATTTTTAACTGCGCGCGGATAGAGGGGAGTTATCGTGATACCAAGCTGTATAAACTGGTTGCTCGGTTTACTTCATATACAACACACGTCATCGAAGACGGTATTGATTCAGGTGTTTTCAGGAATGATATCCCAACCTCGCTGCTGAGGGACATTGTATTTGGTGCAATAGAGCATCAGACCTGGCCTTATTTGCGCAATGAGGGTGGCCCCCCACTTGAAGAGGTGGCTGATCATATTGCCGGCATGATTTACCGTGGTCTGGCCGTATCTCCGCCAGTAAAAACCGAGATCGTTGAAAAATCTCTCGAGAGGGCAAAAATGGCGATGCAAAAAATTGATGATGAATTCGCTTTTATAGAAAGAACGGTTGGTATAAAAAAGTAA
- a CDS encoding 2-hydroxyglutaryl-CoA dehydratase: MKNFVMGIDFGSTTAKTVILDLEGNIVSSSIKSMGAVSNEGVEASIADALNQASLTQDNMAKTVSTGYGRRMLDIADKNYTEITCHARGALAMVPEARLVVDIGGQDSKVIALDKKGVVSQFAMNDRCAAGTGKFLEVLARAMNIALEDMGPMAMKAKEALKISSMCATFAESEVISLLAEGHSKEDVLGAVHLSIATRTKGLASRVGIKEPVAMTGGVANNVAAVHYLEKAFGTPFILPKTPQIAGALGAALLGLEELRNQEKAALSEKNDQSLESDVGIPGSCAPQCKGNPVEARKAVEVERVELKESGLNKVERETAQLKKKVPLMARLFGGGRQ, from the coding sequence GTGAAAAACTTTGTGATGGGTATTGATTTTGGTTCGACGACGGCGAAAACCGTCATCCTTGACCTGGAAGGCAATATCGTTTCATCAAGTATTAAATCGATGGGCGCCGTCAGTAATGAAGGTGTGGAAGCATCGATCGCTGATGCGCTTAACCAGGCCTCACTGACGCAAGACAATATGGCAAAAACGGTATCTACCGGTTACGGCCGTCGAATGCTGGATATTGCCGACAAAAATTATACCGAAATCACCTGTCATGCCCGAGGGGCTCTGGCAATGGTGCCGGAAGCCAGGCTGGTGGTTGATATTGGCGGGCAGGACAGCAAAGTCATCGCGCTGGATAAAAAAGGCGTTGTCTCCCAGTTTGCCATGAATGATCGTTGTGCCGCTGGCACCGGGAAGTTTCTGGAAGTGCTGGCTCGGGCGATGAATATTGCATTAGAAGATATGGGCCCGATGGCAATGAAAGCCAAGGAAGCTCTGAAGATTTCCAGTATGTGCGCCACTTTTGCCGAGAGCGAAGTGATCTCTTTGCTTGCCGAGGGCCACTCAAAAGAAGATGTGCTGGGCGCAGTCCACCTTTCTATCGCAACTCGGACAAAGGGGCTCGCGTCTCGCGTAGGTATTAAAGAGCCAGTGGCTATGACGGGTGGCGTTGCCAACAATGTGGCTGCTGTCCACTATCTTGAAAAAGCATTTGGTACACCGTTTATTTTGCCCAAGACTCCGCAAATTGCCGGGGCTCTGGGGGCCGCCTTGTTAGGTCTTGAAGAGCTTCGGAATCAGGAAAAAGCGGCACTTTCTGAAAAGAACGATCAGTCTTTGGAAAGCGATGTGGGTATTCCAGGGTCCTGTGCTCCTCAGTGTAAAGGCAACCCTGTTGAGGCTCGCAAGGCTGTCGAGGTTGAGCGAGTTGAGTTGAAAGAATCAGGTTTGAATAAAGTCGAGCGGGAAACCGCTCAACT
- a CDS encoding nitronate monooxygenase, producing the protein MRLPEILTKNVRLPVIGAPMFIASTPELVIEQCKAGIIGSLPALNARPQHVLEEWIVQIKEALAEHDQKHPESPAAPFAINQISHPSNDRLKGDMEIIARHKVPIVIVSLYVSEETCNFVHEYGGIVLNDVISNYQAKKSVELGVDGLVAVCAGAGGHTGNTSPFALVQEIREWWDGPLALSGAIATGQNILAALATSADFAYIGSPFLVTDEACTSDEYKQMIIDGSARDIMTSDYFSGVPANFLRGSIKRAGLDPKNLVRDPDAPVNVAESGESHKTWKDIWGCGQGIGVIKETVPTATLVARWESEFLSARNKFKQSPLMA; encoded by the coding sequence ATGCGTTTACCCGAAATTCTTACCAAGAACGTACGCTTGCCAGTCATAGGTGCACCTATGTTTATTGCCTCAACCCCGGAGCTGGTTATCGAACAATGTAAGGCTGGCATTATTGGATCTCTGCCGGCGCTTAATGCAAGGCCTCAGCATGTGCTTGAAGAGTGGATTGTGCAGATTAAAGAAGCTTTAGCCGAGCACGATCAAAAACACCCTGAAAGCCCGGCTGCACCGTTTGCTATCAATCAGATCTCACACCCCAGTAATGACCGACTAAAAGGCGATATGGAGATTATCGCCAGACATAAAGTGCCGATTGTTATTGTCAGCCTGTATGTCAGCGAGGAGACCTGCAACTTCGTGCACGAATACGGCGGCATTGTACTTAACGATGTTATCTCCAACTATCAGGCGAAAAAGTCTGTTGAACTGGGTGTTGACGGCCTCGTAGCGGTTTGTGCCGGGGCGGGTGGTCACACGGGCAACACTTCCCCTTTTGCTCTGGTACAAGAGATTCGAGAGTGGTGGGATGGCCCCCTGGCACTTTCCGGTGCGATCGCAACCGGCCAAAATATTTTGGCTGCACTGGCAACATCCGCAGATTTTGCCTATATCGGATCCCCCTTTCTGGTAACTGACGAGGCCTGCACCTCCGACGAATACAAGCAAATGATTATTGACGGCAGCGCCAGAGATATTATGACTTCCGACTACTTCAGTGGTGTACCGGCGAACTTCCTCAGAGGGTCGATTAAACGCGCAGGACTGGACCCCAAAAATCTTGTTCGAGACCCGGACGCACCGGTCAATGTCGCGGAAAGTGGCGAAAGCCACAAAACCTGGAAAGATATCTGGGGCTGTGGTCAGGGGATTGGTGTCATCAAGGAGACAGTCCCAACTGCGACGTTAGTGGCACGCTGGGAATCAGAGTTTCTCTCTGCCCGAAATAAATTCAAGCAATCTCCTCTTATGGCTTAG
- a CDS encoding AMP-binding protein, translated as MELSHWVGDKSQDLLELTLVDLLRKAATEVPDRIALVDAVADPSARRRWSYQQLLADTEKLARGLLYYFSPGDRIAVYAANSAEWVLLQHAVSFAGMVLVPVNPAYSEGELETVLRNSGASGVFFDRQNRGRNLEEMVKNTAAKLDSVKSIFPLSELAVIGEQSTGSVVLPDVGCEDILLIQYTSGTTGVPKGACLHHKGVINSSRSVAQRAGFPEGGIWINAMPMFHIGGSSVTRIGALNYQGTYVVVPGFEPGLMLEVIASEKGNTTLIVPTMILALLDHPDFEHFDVSSMVSILTGAADVPPALASRAKEAFGCELSILFGQTEANGVFSQSSVDDNFEDQTGTLGKPLPHVEVCIADPDTGEILRLGERGEIWVRGYLTMTGYFGMEEATRNTIRDDGWLRTGDMGIMDDRGYLKIAGRIKDMIIRGGMNIYPREIEDLLFSHPDVNQIAVVGLPDEQWGEIVAAVVLPKDANNPPSPDDLFKLCREKLAPHKSPVIWYFVDDFPLTPSGKIQKFQLVDWIREGKITAHKWVKPGSREAS; from the coding sequence TTGGAACTTTCTCATTGGGTTGGTGATAAATCCCAGGATTTACTTGAGCTTACGTTGGTCGATTTACTGCGCAAGGCTGCTACTGAAGTGCCGGATAGGATTGCTTTGGTAGATGCTGTTGCTGATCCTTCAGCACGCAGGCGCTGGTCTTACCAACAATTACTGGCCGATACTGAAAAGCTGGCCAGAGGTCTTTTGTATTACTTCTCCCCGGGTGATCGTATCGCTGTTTATGCCGCTAACTCTGCGGAGTGGGTTTTGTTGCAGCATGCTGTAAGTTTTGCCGGCATGGTGTTGGTTCCCGTCAACCCTGCTTACAGTGAGGGGGAGCTGGAAACTGTGTTGCGTAATTCTGGTGCGAGCGGTGTATTTTTCGATAGACAGAACCGAGGTCGAAACCTTGAAGAAATGGTGAAAAATACCGCGGCCAAGCTGGATTCGGTCAAATCGATATTTCCTTTGAGTGAGCTTGCTGTTATAGGTGAGCAATCAACGGGGAGTGTTGTACTGCCTGATGTGGGTTGCGAGGATATCTTGCTGATCCAGTACACGTCGGGCACCACAGGCGTTCCAAAAGGTGCTTGCCTTCATCACAAGGGCGTTATTAATTCTTCAAGGTCTGTCGCTCAGAGAGCCGGGTTTCCTGAAGGAGGGATCTGGATTAACGCGATGCCAATGTTCCATATTGGCGGTTCCAGCGTTACCCGCATCGGTGCCCTGAATTATCAGGGGACCTATGTTGTGGTTCCCGGGTTTGAGCCTGGGTTGATGTTGGAGGTGATTGCGAGTGAGAAGGGAAATACCACGCTTATTGTACCGACAATGATTCTTGCCTTGCTGGATCATCCCGATTTCGAGCATTTCGATGTGTCATCGATGGTCAGCATATTAACCGGGGCGGCTGATGTTCCTCCGGCGTTGGCCTCTCGAGCGAAAGAAGCTTTTGGTTGCGAGCTTTCAATCCTCTTCGGACAGACTGAAGCCAACGGTGTTTTTTCCCAGAGTAGTGTTGACGACAATTTTGAAGATCAGACTGGAACACTTGGTAAGCCGTTGCCACATGTGGAAGTTTGTATTGCGGATCCGGATACCGGAGAGATTCTAAGATTGGGGGAGCGAGGAGAAATATGGGTTCGTGGTTATCTCACCATGACCGGTTATTTTGGCATGGAAGAGGCGACACGCAATACTATTAGGGATGATGGCTGGTTGCGGACGGGTGATATGGGCATTATGGATGACAGGGGATACCTGAAAATTGCCGGGCGCATCAAGGATATGATTATTCGAGGCGGCATGAATATTTACCCGAGAGAGATTGAGGATCTATTGTTTAGTCATCCTGATGTTAATCAGATTGCCGTAGTAGGGCTCCCCGATGAGCAGTGGGGGGAAATCGTCGCTGCCGTTGTTCTTCCGAAAGATGCTAACAACCCTCCATCTCCGGATGATCTGTTCAAACTGTGCCGCGAAAAATTAGCTCCTCATAAATCACCCGTTATCTGGTATTTCGTTGACGACTTTCCATTGACGCCATCGGGTAAAATACAAAAGTTTCAGCTGGTTGACTGGATTCGGGAGGGCAAGATAACTGCCCATAAATGGGTCAAACCCGGTTCTCGGGAGGCCTCTTGA
- a CDS encoding cytochrome P450, whose amino-acid sequence MPEAVVPEEIARTVISGKSYANDDVIYPAFKWLRENVPLGKGHVDGYDPIWFVTKYDDVMAISRDTDTFKNGVHNVLLQTQESDVFMRKINDGKIRSLNSLAFMDQPEHGTYRDITGKWFMPPRIRQFESKIRDIARESVAEMVSLGGECDFVKDIALYYPLRVIMELLGVPREDEELMLKLTQEMFAGEDPDERRQGIEEGPDAAARAWHAAMMDFYDYFRDLSRERRKNPKDDLISLIANYKIDGKYIDEPHEFDYYIAVATAGHDTTSSTSSGGMLGLMTFPEQFQLLKSDPSLVNKFIGESLRWTTPIKHFMRSAVREVEIRGQVIKENDRLMLCYPSANRDEAVFADPDQFLINRYPNQHLAFGNGAHMCLGQHLARLDLRIFFEELIPVLDSIEMSAPPTFVEATFASGPKSMPMRYKIKS is encoded by the coding sequence ATGCCAGAAGCGGTAGTTCCAGAGGAAATTGCTCGCACGGTTATCTCCGGCAAGTCTTACGCCAACGATGACGTTATTTACCCTGCTTTTAAATGGCTGCGTGAAAATGTTCCCCTCGGAAAAGGGCATGTTGATGGTTACGACCCCATATGGTTTGTGACCAAATACGATGATGTGATGGCCATTTCGCGAGATACCGATACCTTTAAAAATGGTGTCCATAACGTGCTTTTGCAAACCCAGGAGAGCGACGTTTTTATGCGGAAAATCAATGATGGAAAAATCCGTTCTCTGAACTCTTTGGCATTTATGGATCAGCCGGAACACGGGACTTACCGTGATATCACTGGCAAGTGGTTTATGCCCCCGCGGATCAGGCAGTTTGAATCCAAGATTAGGGATATCGCTCGTGAATCAGTCGCGGAAATGGTTTCGTTGGGTGGCGAGTGTGACTTTGTAAAAGACATCGCACTGTATTACCCCTTGCGAGTGATTATGGAGTTGCTCGGTGTACCCAGGGAAGATGAAGAGTTAATGCTGAAGTTAACTCAGGAAATGTTCGCAGGAGAGGACCCTGATGAAAGGCGTCAGGGGATCGAGGAGGGCCCTGATGCCGCAGCGCGCGCCTGGCACGCCGCCATGATGGATTTTTATGATTACTTCAGGGATTTAAGTAGGGAAAGAAGGAAGAATCCTAAGGATGACCTGATTTCATTGATTGCAAACTATAAGATCGACGGCAAATATATTGATGAACCCCATGAATTTGATTATTACATTGCTGTCGCAACTGCTGGCCACGACACCACTTCTTCTACTTCCTCCGGTGGTATGCTCGGATTAATGACGTTTCCGGAGCAGTTTCAACTCTTGAAATCTGATCCTTCACTGGTCAACAAGTTTATTGGTGAATCTTTACGCTGGACAACACCTATCAAGCATTTTATGCGCAGTGCTGTGAGAGAGGTCGAAATCCGGGGGCAGGTAATTAAAGAGAACGACAGGCTTATGTTGTGTTACCCCTCGGCGAACAGGGATGAGGCGGTGTTCGCCGACCCTGACCAGTTCCTGATTAATCGATACCCCAACCAACATTTGGCTTTTGGCAACGGTGCACATATGTGTCTGGGGCAGCATTTGGCTCGGTTGGATTTGCGAATTTTCTTTGAGGAATTGATTCCTGTTCTGGACTCAATTGAAATGAGCGCGCCGCCAACTTTCGTTGAGGCGACGTTTGCAAGTGGGCCTAAATCCATGCCTATGCGTTACAAAATAAAAAGCTGA
- a CDS encoding nuclear transport factor 2 family protein — translation METIIDGVTLLSPMKTNNETCRRNMETIVKFFSLYLKDKEAFYSLWVDDEPKVFTPFVSDDIAVCAIGEHSGWDAIKAFWDPIYDEMKGEFTWFIDEFIPGEDPNVIMTRAHSNIDVQTGPTWGNKHVKYNGRYIQIFRFENGKVKSFEEYYDTALLNSKYG, via the coding sequence ATGGAAACGATAATAGATGGTGTAACGCTTCTGTCTCCGATGAAGACTAACAATGAAACTTGTCGCCGCAACATGGAGACAATCGTTAAATTCTTCTCACTTTACCTGAAAGACAAAGAAGCGTTCTATTCATTGTGGGTGGATGACGAGCCGAAAGTCTTTACCCCGTTTGTCAGCGACGATATCGCTGTCTGCGCGATAGGGGAGCATTCAGGTTGGGACGCTATAAAAGCCTTTTGGGACCCGATCTATGATGAAATGAAAGGTGAGTTTACCTGGTTTATTGACGAGTTTATTCCCGGTGAAGACCCAAACGTTATTATGACCAGAGCCCACAGTAATATTGACGTACAAACAGGGCCTACCTGGGGCAACAAACACGTGAAATACAATGGCCGTTATATACAAATTTTCCGTTTCGAAAATGGCAAGGTGAAATCGTTTGAAGAGTACTACGATACAGCACTGCTGAATTCAAAGTACGGCTAA
- a CDS encoding aldehyde dehydrogenase yields MTLSNNSSAVPINSSAVPIAHPDCLYINGEWVKPLSGKLIDVTAPATEELYMQVADACEEDVNRAVEAAHVAFSEGPWPKMTHAERAGYLKAMAAEVSNRAADIAQLWPNEMGIVHAVASAFSGTIGDVYSYYAELADSFPFEERFDNPPGGGEIALLVKEPVGVVGAIVPWNAAINIMAYSIAPALLAGCCVIVKSSPEAPGAGYIMAEVAEAVGLPAGVLNVVTADRGPSERLVRHPWVNKITFTGSDVAGKHIGALCAERVARFTLELGGKSAAVILDDYDIETAAQSIAGFSCFLSGQVCSSLTRIIVTKSRHDELVDALGSVYQSVKIGDPFDPETQLGPLVSGRQRDKVEQMVQRAVANGSSLAVGGRRPAHLDKGYFYEPTVFANVDNNSAIAREEFFAPVLCVIAADSEEHAIALANDTEYGLNNSVFTNDVDRAYAVARQLQSGTVGHNVFRSDMRIGFGGFKQSGIGRQGGVDGLRPYLESKTIILEGVPSHVCK; encoded by the coding sequence ATGACTTTATCTAATAATAGTTCGGCGGTACCTATAAATAGTTCGGCAGTACCTATAGCACACCCCGACTGCCTTTATATTAATGGCGAGTGGGTTAAACCTTTGTCCGGAAAGCTTATTGATGTGACCGCCCCGGCAACTGAAGAATTGTATATGCAGGTTGCCGATGCCTGTGAGGAAGATGTAAATCGCGCAGTCGAAGCCGCTCATGTTGCCTTTTCCGAGGGGCCTTGGCCAAAAATGACTCATGCCGAGCGAGCGGGCTATTTGAAAGCGATGGCTGCGGAGGTTTCCAATAGAGCTGCAGATATCGCGCAGCTCTGGCCAAATGAAATGGGTATTGTGCATGCAGTTGCCAGTGCATTTTCCGGCACTATTGGTGATGTCTACAGTTATTACGCAGAGCTTGCCGACAGTTTTCCATTTGAGGAACGATTTGATAATCCTCCGGGTGGTGGTGAAATTGCATTGTTGGTAAAAGAGCCGGTTGGTGTTGTGGGTGCAATCGTGCCTTGGAATGCGGCTATCAATATTATGGCGTACAGCATCGCGCCTGCTTTGTTGGCGGGCTGCTGTGTGATTGTGAAGTCTTCGCCCGAAGCGCCCGGTGCCGGTTATATCATGGCCGAGGTCGCAGAGGCAGTTGGTTTGCCAGCAGGTGTTTTAAATGTAGTCACAGCAGATAGAGGCCCTTCAGAGAGGCTTGTTCGTCACCCGTGGGTCAACAAAATTACTTTTACTGGTTCAGATGTGGCGGGCAAACACATTGGCGCACTTTGTGCCGAACGTGTGGCGCGGTTTACGCTGGAGCTGGGTGGCAAATCGGCGGCGGTGATTCTGGACGACTATGATATTGAAACCGCAGCGCAGTCCATTGCCGGTTTCTCTTGTTTTCTCAGCGGCCAAGTGTGCTCTTCGCTGACTCGCATAATTGTGACAAAGAGCCGACATGATGAGCTGGTTGATGCACTTGGTTCGGTTTACCAATCCGTCAAGATTGGTGATCCATTTGATCCCGAAACCCAATTGGGGCCTTTAGTGTCGGGGCGTCAGCGGGATAAAGTCGAGCAAATGGTTCAGCGGGCAGTTGCCAATGGCTCTTCGTTAGCGGTCGGTGGTCGCCGGCCTGCTCATCTGGACAAGGGTTATTTCTATGAACCCACGGTCTTCGCAAATGTTGACAACAATTCAGCGATTGCCAGAGAAGAATTTTTTGCGCCAGTGTTATGTGTGATTGCGGCGGACAGTGAAGAGCACGCTATTGCTTTGGCCAATGATACTGAATACGGGCTTAATAACTCTGTCTTCACTAACGACGTTGATCGCGCTTACGCTGTAGCCAGGCAACTTCAATCAGGAACAGTTGGCCACAATGTGTTTCGCAGTGACATGAGAATAGGATTCGGAGGGTTCAAACAGTCGGGCATAGGACGACAAGGCGGTGTTGACGGCCTTCGGCCCTATTTAGAGAGTAAGACAATCATTCTCGAAGGCGTGCCTTCACATGTATGTAAATAG
- a CDS encoding acyl-CoA dehydrogenase family protein — translation MLKRTIYNEDHELFRDSVQKMYAKELVPKLETWEKEGIVDRDFWLACGANGLLLPDIPEEYGGGGQDFRFNAVILEETALAGTTGPAFGVHNDIVAHYINNYACESVKQQWLPKMASGEAIGAICMSEPSTGSDLKALKTKATPTDGGYLLNGSKTFITNGINADVGVVAARIGSDEGARAISLFVVDAKTEGFVKGRKLDKVGNRSSDTAELFFEDVFVPEENMIGGQGNGFALMMKELPQERLSIAISSQAAAQHAYDITVEYVEQRKAFGKPIKDFQNTRFVLANLKSQLQVGWAHIDACLDALIKKELLPEQAASAKLWHSEFRCRVVDDCLQLFGGYGYIEEYEIARLWRDARIMRIYGGTSEIMKDLISRSI, via the coding sequence ATGCTAAAGCGCACGATTTATAATGAAGACCACGAGCTCTTCCGAGATAGCGTTCAAAAAATGTACGCAAAAGAGCTTGTGCCAAAACTGGAAACCTGGGAGAAAGAAGGTATTGTTGACCGGGATTTCTGGCTCGCTTGTGGTGCCAATGGTTTATTGCTCCCTGATATCCCCGAGGAATACGGCGGCGGTGGTCAGGACTTCCGTTTCAATGCCGTCATTCTGGAAGAAACAGCTCTGGCAGGCACCACAGGACCAGCCTTTGGCGTTCACAATGATATTGTCGCCCACTACATCAACAACTACGCTTGCGAATCAGTAAAGCAACAGTGGTTGCCCAAAATGGCGTCGGGTGAAGCCATTGGTGCGATTTGTATGTCTGAGCCCAGCACGGGCAGCGATCTCAAGGCCTTGAAAACCAAAGCAACGCCGACCGATGGCGGTTATTTGCTTAATGGGTCAAAAACATTTATTACCAACGGTATCAATGCGGATGTCGGAGTCGTCGCAGCCCGAATCGGGAGTGATGAAGGTGCACGTGCAATCTCGTTATTTGTAGTAGATGCAAAAACTGAAGGTTTTGTGAAAGGCCGCAAGCTCGACAAAGTCGGCAATCGTTCATCGGACACGGCAGAACTGTTCTTTGAAGACGTTTTTGTACCAGAAGAGAATATGATCGGCGGACAGGGCAATGGCTTTGCACTGATGATGAAAGAATTGCCTCAGGAACGTCTGTCCATTGCCATCTCAAGTCAGGCAGCAGCACAACACGCTTACGATATCACTGTCGAATATGTTGAACAGCGCAAAGCCTTTGGGAAACCCATAAAAGACTTCCAGAACACCCGCTTTGTGTTGGCAAATTTAAAATCACAGCTTCAGGTCGGCTGGGCCCATATTGATGCCTGCCTTGATGCCCTGATCAAAAAAGAGCTGCTTCCCGAGCAGGCTGCTTCGGCAAAACTCTGGCATTCCGAATTTCGCTGCCGGGTTGTTGACGACTGTCTGCAACTATTCGGCGGCTACGGCTACATTGAAGAATACGAAATTGCCCGGTTATGGCGTGACGCGAGAATTATGCGTATCTACGGCGGCACTTCTGAAATCATGAAAGACCTGATTAGCCGTTCGATCTAG